The nucleotide window ATTCCGGCCAAAGTCAACGATGGAGCTCAACAGCTCATGCCACGAATTCATGGAGGTTGGGAGGCCCCACCGGGCCATGTGTTCCGGCATGTGGGACTCGAACTCATCTTGAAACTCCGTCAACCGCATCTCGACCGGGAGTGGGGCAAACACCGTGTTGAGCAGATCCGAATACCGGGTGATAAAGTCCCGGCGAAACTCCAGATTTGACAGCATGCGTCTCAACAGCAGGGTCGCTTCCGGAGTATTCTTTGCCTCCGGAACGTCGGCCGCCGGGCCAGTGACAACCGTCGAGTTGATGTTCGCGAGGCCTGTATTGAACTGGAGCATGTCACGGTTTGGACCTGCAAAGCTCCTGTAGTTCATGCCTTTGTCCAGATCGCGCAGAAACCATCGCCAGCGGCCGTCCGCAAGCGGGTTCGCAGGATCCACTGTTCGGGAGCGCCAGAAACGGATGTTTGGACCGCCAGGCTGGTCCGTATTCGCAACGTAACTCTGCGCAATGTAGTAATCCCTGAAATCCTCAACATCCATCCGGGACCTGACCCAGTCGTATCGCCCCGGGGCATTCAGATCCTCGGTGGAGAGATAATCAATCAACTCCAGATAATGAGTGTTTGTTCCAGTAACCACGGTGCTGATGGACTCAAGGATGTCCGCCTGCTCCACACCAAACTGGACCCTCAAATAGTTGTCATCATAGCGGTCCCGGAACTGCTGAATCCCCCAGTACTCGCCGTTGATGAACACTATTGCCGAACGATGGTGCTGAATGGAGATATCAGTCACTCCCTTGAGCAGCGACTGCGCAAAGGCGTCGCGGAACGCCACCCCACCCCAGTCTGTGCCTCCCGAGCGCAAAATCAGACGCTCATGGGTGTTGTTGCGATGCCCGGGAAACAAGGGATATGTAATGGCATCCGGTCCATATTGGGAGCGGGCATAAAGCCGGAGCGACTTGAGTCGAGCATTCCTGCTGAACGCGCCATGGATCCGGATGCCAAGTTCTTGATGAAAACCCAAGCTGCCGTTCTCGAAATACTCGATATGCGCCGCCCGTTCCCAAGCGATACCCTCCCGCCGGTAATTGGGAGGAATAAATATTCCGCGCGCCGGATCGAAAAGGGATTCGTAATCCGTCATGATGGACACGAGAGGAAGTTCGTACCGTGAAATCCCGTCCGGATCCACAACGTAGGTACCCGAGGTCGCTTTGCTGGGCACATGATTCACCTTGAATGCCCTCACCCGGAACGTGTTGATCTTGTATGTCTCCGCCTCGGGAGGGCCATCCCATCCCCATTTGCCCGGCGATCCCGGACTTTCATTCGAGGCCGTTGGGATATGCGCCCAAAGGTTGGGTTCGCCTGCCCGGCTCTGGAACAGCACCGGGGCGGCCAGAACCGGAGAGTTCTCGGTGGGTTCGTCCCCGTTGGTGGTGTAGCGCAGCGTGGCTCCGTCATAACCCTCCAGAATGGCACCCACCGGGACCGGCCCGGTGTAATACCCCGGTGTTGCCGTCAGTCGCGGGGCCGGCACCACCCCCACATACCCCGGCCCGGTGTTGGGCGCCCTTGGAGTCGCCGGCTGCAGGTAGCGCAACTCCGCCCCCCCCGCTCCCAGCCGCCCGTAGGAAACATCCCGCGGCAGTGCCGGCACCACCATCTGGTCCACCAAGCCGCCTCCGGGGGCGCTGAGCACCAACGTCTCCCCGTCGGCACTGATCTTGAAGTTGGTGTGCAATACGAGCCTAGTTGACGGCTCCCGCAAATCCTTCCCCGAGGCGAAAACCACCAGATGCTCCCCCCCCAGCATCACCGCCTCGGGAAACACCCACTTGTAGGGCTGGGATGCATTATCGCTCAGGCCGTAGCCGGTCAGTCGCACCGGCACCGAATTCGGATTATATATCTCGATCCAATCCTCTGGCTCTCCCTCGAAGTCCCACAGCGTCTCCACCGTCGCCGACATCGCCTCATTGATCCGCAGCGGTTGGGCTGCGACCAGCGGGATCCATCGCCCATGCACCGTGAGGTTGTCGAAGCGGTGACTTCCGCCCGTGCCGCCGGAACCGGTCTGGAACGTGATCCGGATCCCAAACAGCGGATTGTTGTCCACCGCGGCAATGCCCGAGAAATCGAGTGAAACCACCACCGGGGTGGCGTCCGGCACGGTCACCGTCTGGAACGGCACGTAGGTGACTCCATCCGTGGTGTACGCGATCTGTTGCACCCCGGCCGAAACCCCCACCCGGCGGGTCTCGTACCGCACCTGCACCCCGCGAAATCCCGTCGTCGGCAGCCTCCCCCTCACTGTGTACTGCAGCGGATTGTCCACGCGCAAATGCGTGCGGGCGCCGTCGGTGCCCGGGGCATTGGCTGCG belongs to Verrucomicrobiia bacterium and includes:
- a CDS encoding CotH kinase family protein; translated protein: MRWACLVVLWMAGTVHAATLLHHWNFNGTGLLDVSSTLAEHPASLTVTPASTTDVVAGTGQGFSGANAIGLDGSGNHLRINFPLLYTVVAALPTSGYRDVAVRYETRRSGQGAGLQKVEYTTNGTDYAEFQTVVVADANPAVVTLDFSGIGGARDNPDFGLRITFQQGAGGVEGNQRLDNLTVHGVEDLGEPVGERVVRQYWSFNEVEGLLEAQWGAGAMGLEVEPGPTTAIVADSGQGFAGINAQGDAGAGTHLRVNNPVGAVLKAGLPTTGLDSVVVQYETRRSGQGAGTQEVSYTTDGEHYQAFQTVTVADAAPAVVRLDFSAVAGVSDNPHFGIRIAVEQGGGGTGGNNRFDNLTLEGRTLPGEAVGARPELVPPGLVNGWAGEALAVILEGTDADGPSSELQFELVKGPAGMALSAGGLLEWTPPAELAGTTQGVLVRVRDGFVPSLSTLGRLEVRVEAGNTAPVLGAVGDQSVEILTPLILSLGATDGDLPAQALSFELVSGPEGMTVTPQGLLSWTPTEAQGPGEYPVTVKVTDGGEPPLSDSGSFTVTVTSVHWTLLHFWNFNDVSAVPASLLAPTFTAPALPGTLEITPASTTDFRSGSGQGFVAANAPGTDGARTHLRVDNPLQYTVRGRLPTTGFRGVQVRYETRRVGVSAGVQQIAYTTDGVTYVPFQTVTVPDATPVVVSLDFSGIAAVDNNPLFGIRITFQTGSGGTGGSHRFDNLTVHGRWIPLVAAQPLRINEAMSATVETLWDFEGEPEDWIEIYNPNSVPVRLTGYGLSDNASQPYKWVFPEAVMLGGEHLVVFASGKDLREPSTRLVLHTNFKISADGETLVLSAPGGGLVDQMVVPALPRDVSYGRLGAGGAELRYLQPATPRAPNTGPGYVGVVPAPRLTATPGYYTGPVPVGAILEGYDGATLRYTTNGDEPTENSPVLAAPVLFQSRAGEPNLWAHIPTASNESPGSPGKWGWDGPPEAETYKINTFRVRAFKVNHVPSKATSGTYVVDPDGISRYELPLVSIMTDYESLFDPARGIFIPPNYRREGIAWERAAHIEYFENGSLGFHQELGIRIHGAFSRNARLKSLRLYARSQYGPDAITYPLFPGHRNNTHERLILRSGGTDWGGVAFRDAFAQSLLKGVTDISIQHHRSAIVFINGEYWGIQQFRDRYDDNYLRVQFGVEQADILESISTVVTGTNTHYLELIDYLSTEDLNAPGRYDWVRSRMDVEDFRDYYIAQSYVANTDQPGGPNIRFWRSRTVDPANPLADGRWRWFLRDLDKGMNYRSFAGPNRDMLQFNTGLANINSTVVTGPAADVPEAKNTPEATLLLRRMLSNLEFRRDFITRYSDLLNTVFAPLPVEMRLTEFQDEFESHMPEHMARWGLPTSMNSWHELLSSIVDFGRN